The Candidatus Arthromitus sp. SFB-mouse-Japan genome includes a region encoding these proteins:
- a CDS encoding DNA-binding protein, whose product MDKKDLKNRNEIILLIDIYGELLTEKQRKILELYFFDDFALVEIASINKSSRQSILYSINKSIEQLYSFEEKLKVLERDRELDNKKDQLIEKLEEFLDFSLNQELYNFIQNL is encoded by the coding sequence ATGGATAAGAAAGATTTGAAAAATAGAAATGAAATTATATTGCTTATAGATATCTATGGAGAGTTATTGACGGAGAAGCAAAGGAAAATTCTTGAGCTCTATTTTTTTGATGATTTTGCATTAGTTGAGATAGCATCTATTAATAAATCGAGTCGCCAGTCTATACTGTATTCTATTAATAAGAGTATCGAACAGTTGTATAGTTTTGAGGAAAAGTTAAAAGTATTGGAAAGAGATAGGGAGCTGGATAATAAAAAAGATCAGTTAATAGAAAAATTAGAAGAGTTTTTGGATTTTAGTTTAAATCAGGAATTATATAATTTTATTCAAAATTTATAG
- the smc gene encoding chromosome segregation protein SMC: MILKSIEIRGFKSFADSTELIFKQGITSVVGPNGSGKSNIADAIRWCLGEQSVKSLRGGKMEDVIFSGTQYRKQLSLAQVSLIIDNSERELPIDYSTVIISRKLYRSGESEYLINNKPCKLKDINGLFFDTGIGKEGYSLIGQGKIDVILNGNSNDRRAIIEEAIGITKYKFKKEEAYNKINHANENIVRINDMLFTYEEYLEPLKIESEKARKFIDLSNELKDLEILILYNNLYDIHEEIQSIKRDISYHNLKLSELSSEKRIMENKRYSFEKEFENLKIIEKKDKKKYYKIKDIIHKNTNIVNLKNNDISILINSNKIYEKQIYENKSKIDNIILRENIINKTRDELENEFNSILCNLEENKKLSTDNSMTLHNLENKINTILLEKNKIVNINNNIQNKIEFIRMSFSNIDNDKKAYLDEKQLIEDRIKKIDKDIEHIEHILYDLHIRESEVKVLSENLLNSIEKENKKIEIVDSQLNDLNKDVIIRQANLDALRGLDSIYDGFNKSSKTLMNEINSGSLIRFKDRCFIIGNILDTEEKYTSAIETVIGGHISDIVIDDYVFVNDLINHLKENNLGRVTFHPLNSVSKYNIKFNNEVKLYKGFINFAINLVKYDSKFSNIISNILGNTIICDNIDNALNIAKSINFSNRIVTLDSQIINSGGSITGGSSYFKKFNILGRQRKISVEEDDINKKLLYISELKTKLSNCHDVKNNIQSEFDINNNLLKDITIDIFKKNEELKRYIDLRSRDLKELDKKNIVLNNLDDIYSSNDEEINKLNYELNLNNEKFSVLENDEKNIRIECENYKKIIEGMENEITNYKIRKAKIEENISNIYDESKRIALEKKDLICANVKINDNINLNNVNILKIEDSIQIFNKRIDNLNQKFNEYNFDSYILDQNRIQQDIKKLNGDINELDLSIHKIEHDINVLNIKNTKKEVEFNINNDNLFDKYSINFDTNDAEKYIIDSNELSKYSIKMKKITSDISDLGNINIKSIEEYEALNDKVNFITRQKEDLEKSKMELEDFIKNITSEMRNMFNQSFKLINENFNFTFKELFKGGSAQLLLGDGDELESDIEIIVQPPGKKLQNINLLSGGEKGLSAISLLFAILKLKPVPFCVLDEIEAALDDNNVIKFSTFLKQYSSNVQFIVITHRKPTMEASDVIYGVTMEEKGVSKVVSINLANYNT; the protein is encoded by the coding sequence ATGATTCTTAAATCAATAGAGATAAGGGGATTTAAATCTTTTGCAGACTCAACTGAACTTATATTTAAACAAGGTATAACATCTGTGGTAGGACCGAATGGAAGTGGTAAGAGTAATATAGCAGATGCGATAAGATGGTGTTTAGGGGAACAAAGTGTAAAAAGTCTCAGGGGTGGGAAGATGGAAGATGTTATTTTTTCCGGAACTCAATATAGGAAACAATTATCTTTGGCACAGGTGTCATTAATTATAGATAATTCGGAAAGGGAACTTCCAATAGATTATAGTACTGTTATAATATCTAGAAAATTATATAGATCTGGAGAGAGTGAATATTTAATAAATAATAAACCGTGTAAATTGAAAGATATAAATGGGTTATTTTTTGATACAGGTATCGGTAAGGAAGGTTATTCTTTAATTGGACAAGGAAAGATAGATGTTATATTAAATGGAAATTCTAATGATAGAAGAGCTATAATTGAGGAGGCAATAGGTATAACTAAATATAAATTTAAGAAGGAAGAAGCATATAATAAAATTAATCATGCCAATGAAAATATTGTTAGGATTAATGATATGCTTTTTACATATGAAGAATATTTGGAACCATTAAAAATTGAGAGTGAAAAAGCTAGAAAATTTATAGATTTATCAAATGAACTTAAAGATTTGGAAATTTTAATTTTGTATAATAATTTATATGATATTCATGAAGAAATACAGAGTATAAAAAGGGATATAAGTTACCATAATTTGAAATTAAGTGAATTAAGTAGCGAAAAAAGAATTATGGAAAATAAGAGGTATTCATTTGAAAAAGAATTTGAAAATCTGAAAATAATAGAGAAGAAAGATAAGAAGAAATATTATAAGATTAAGGATATTATACATAAAAATACAAATATTGTAAATCTTAAAAATAATGACATAAGTATACTTATTAATTCAAATAAGATATATGAGAAGCAGATTTATGAAAATAAATCTAAAATAGATAATATAATCCTTAGAGAAAATATAATTAATAAAACAAGAGATGAATTGGAGAATGAATTTAATAGTATTCTATGTAATCTAGAGGAAAATAAAAAATTAAGCACGGATAATAGTATGACATTACATAATTTAGAAAATAAGATTAATACTATTCTACTAGAAAAGAATAAAATTGTTAATATCAATAACAATATACAAAATAAAATTGAATTTATAAGAATGAGTTTTTCTAATATAGATAATGATAAGAAGGCATACTTAGATGAAAAACAGTTGATAGAAGATAGAATTAAAAAAATTGATAAAGATATAGAACATATAGAACATATTTTATATGATTTACATATTCGTGAAAGTGAAGTTAAAGTTTTATCTGAAAATTTATTAAATAGTATTGAAAAAGAAAACAAAAAAATAGAGATAGTTGATAGTCAATTGAATGATTTAAATAAGGATGTAATAATAAGGCAGGCAAATCTTGATGCATTAAGAGGGCTTGATAGTATTTATGATGGATTTAATAAATCTAGTAAAACTTTAATGAATGAAATTAATTCTGGTTCATTAATTAGATTCAAAGATAGATGTTTTATTATAGGAAATATTTTAGATACGGAAGAGAAATATACATCTGCTATTGAGACGGTTATTGGAGGACATATTTCTGACATAGTGATTGATGATTATGTTTTCGTAAATGATCTTATAAATCATCTTAAAGAGAATAATCTTGGGCGTGTTACATTTCATCCTTTAAATAGTGTTAGTAAATATAATATAAAATTTAATAATGAAGTTAAGTTGTATAAAGGATTTATAAATTTTGCCATAAATTTAGTTAAGTATGATTCAAAATTTAGTAATATTATTAGTAATATCTTAGGAAATACAATTATTTGCGATAATATTGATAATGCATTAAATATTGCTAAGAGTATAAATTTCTCTAATAGAATAGTTACTTTGGATTCCCAAATTATAAATTCTGGAGGATCTATTACAGGTGGATCAAGTTATTTTAAGAAATTTAATATACTTGGTAGACAACGGAAAATTTCAGTTGAGGAAGATGATATTAATAAGAAATTATTATATATATCTGAATTGAAAACTAAGTTAAGTAATTGTCATGATGTAAAAAATAATATACAGAGTGAGTTTGATATAAATAATAATTTATTAAAGGATATCACTATAGATATATTTAAGAAAAATGAAGAGTTAAAGAGATATATTGACTTAAGATCAAGAGATCTTAAAGAACTAGATAAGAAGAATATTGTATTGAATAATCTAGATGATATTTATAGTTCAAATGACGAGGAAATTAATAAGTTGAATTATGAATTGAATTTAAATAATGAGAAGTTTAGCGTTTTAGAAAATGATGAGAAAAATATAAGGATAGAATGTGAAAATTATAAGAAGATAATTGAAGGTATGGAAAATGAAATTACAAATTATAAAATTAGGAAAGCAAAAATTGAAGAAAATATTTCAAATATTTATGATGAAAGCAAGAGAATTGCATTAGAAAAGAAAGATCTAATTTGTGCTAACGTTAAGATTAACGATAATATAAATTTAAATAATGTTAATATATTGAAAATTGAAGATAGTATACAAATTTTTAATAAGAGAATAGATAATTTAAACCAGAAATTTAATGAATATAATTTTGATTCCTATATATTAGATCAAAATAGGATACAACAAGATATAAAAAAATTAAATGGGGATATTAATGAACTGGATTTAAGTATACATAAAATCGAACATGATATTAATGTTTTAAATATTAAAAATACTAAAAAAGAAGTGGAATTTAACATAAATAATGATAACTTATTTGACAAATATTCTATCAATTTTGATACAAATGATGCAGAAAAGTACATAATAGATTCGAATGAACTTAGTAAGTATAGTATAAAAATGAAAAAGATAACTAGTGATATAAGTGATTTAGGGAATATAAATATTAAGTCTATTGAGGAATATGAAGCACTTAATGATAAAGTAAACTTTATCACTAGACAGAAGGAAGATTTAGAAAAGAGTAAAATGGAGCTTGAGGATTTTATTAAAAATATAACATCAGAAATGCGGAATATGTTTAATCAAAGTTTTAAGCTCATAAATGAAAATTTTAATTTTACATTTAAAGAATTATTTAAGGGTGGAAGTGCACAACTTTTATTAGGAGATGGGGATGAATTAGAAAGTGATATTGAAATAATCGTGCAACCACCAGGTAAGAAACTTCAAAATATTAATTTATTGTCGGGTGGTGAAAAAGGACTTTCTGCAATATCTCTTTTATTTGCGATTTTAAAGTTAAAACCTGTTCCATTTTGTGTTTTAGACGAAATTGAGGCTGCACTTGATGATAATAATGTTATTAAGTTTTCTACATTTTTAAAACAATATTCTTCTAACGTACAATTTATAGTTATAACTCATAGGAAGCCTACAATGGAGGCAAGTGATGTTATCTATGGTGTTACTATGGAAGAAAAGGGTGTATCTAAGGTGGTATCGATTAATTTAGCCAATTATAATACATAG
- the ffh gene encoding signal recognition particle protein: MAFDGLASKLQGVFKKLRGKGKLSEQDIKLAMREVKLALLESDVNYRVVKTFISSVSEKSLGKEVLESLTPAQQVIKIVNDELKAIMGNDQSKLNYNVNGTTIIMLVGLQGAGKTTMAAKLSLYCRKSGKTPLMIACDVYRPAAVKQLEVLGNQINIPVFSIPDSKDPLYIVKKGLEEAEKNMNNVVIIDTAGRLHIDDALMNELKEIKELSDPSEILMVIDSMIGQESVNIAETFNDKLDVTGFVLTKLDGDTRGGVALSIKEVIGKNIKFIGVGEKIGDLEVFHPDRMASRILGMGDVLSLIEKAQEAIDQDEAQKLSERMLANEFNFEDFKSAMQQMKKIGSFSKILQMIPGFGNSMKELKNINLDDSEKELCKIEAIINSMTIKERKNPKLLMGSASRKSRIAKGSGSTVNQVNKLIKDFENMSKMMKQFKGMAGKGKFGKKGFFPKLPF, translated from the coding sequence ATGGCTTTTGATGGTTTAGCGAGTAAGCTTCAAGGTGTTTTTAAAAAACTCAGAGGTAAAGGTAAGTTGTCAGAACAAGATATAAAACTTGCTATGCGTGAAGTTAAGTTAGCCTTGCTTGAATCGGATGTTAACTATAGGGTTGTTAAGACATTCATAAGCAGTGTTAGTGAAAAGTCCTTGGGTAAAGAAGTGTTGGAAAGTTTAACTCCTGCACAACAAGTTATAAAAATTGTAAATGATGAACTTAAAGCTATAATGGGAAATGATCAAAGCAAGTTAAACTACAATGTTAATGGTACTACTATTATAATGCTTGTTGGTCTTCAAGGAGCTGGTAAAACTACTATGGCTGCTAAACTTTCTCTTTATTGTAGAAAGTCAGGTAAGACTCCTCTTATGATTGCATGCGATGTATATAGGCCTGCTGCAGTTAAGCAATTAGAGGTGTTGGGAAATCAAATTAATATACCAGTATTTTCAATACCAGACAGCAAAGATCCTTTATATATTGTTAAAAAAGGTCTTGAAGAAGCTGAAAAAAATATGAACAATGTTGTTATTATTGATACAGCAGGACGTTTACATATTGATGATGCGCTTATGAATGAGTTGAAAGAAATAAAGGAACTTTCAGATCCTTCTGAAATATTGATGGTCATTGATTCGATGATTGGTCAAGAATCTGTAAATATAGCAGAGACATTTAATGATAAATTAGATGTTACGGGTTTTGTTTTAACCAAATTGGATGGAGATACTCGTGGTGGGGTAGCACTGTCTATAAAAGAGGTTATTGGAAAGAATATTAAATTTATTGGTGTTGGTGAAAAGATTGGTGACTTGGAAGTGTTCCATCCTGATCGAATGGCATCTAGGATTTTAGGAATGGGCGATGTCTTATCGTTGATTGAGAAGGCTCAAGAAGCTATTGATCAAGATGAGGCACAGAAACTTAGTGAGAGAATGCTTGCTAATGAGTTTAATTTTGAAGATTTTAAGAGTGCTATGCAACAAATGAAGAAAATAGGTTCTTTTTCAAAAATACTTCAAATGATACCAGGTTTTGGAAATTCTATGAAGGAACTGAAAAATATAAATTTAGATGATAGTGAAAAAGAGTTATGTAAAATTGAAGCTATTATTAATTCGATGACGATAAAAGAGAGGAAAAATCCAAAATTGCTCATGGGTTCGGCATCAAGAAAATCTAGGATAGCAAAAGGTTCTGGAAGTACAGTTAATCAAGTTAACAAGCTTATAAAAGATTTTGAAAATATGAGTAAAATGATGAAACAATTTAAAGGAATGGCTGGAAAAGGGAAATTTGGAAAGAAGGGATTTTTTCCTAAATTGCCGTTTTAG
- the ftsY gene encoding signal recognition particle-docking protein FtsY, with the protein MLNNFFSKLKDSLTKTKENFTDKLNSILGLAITIDDDLYEEIEEMLILGDIGIDVSCDIIEKLKTIVRERKIKDPNMIKPVIKEIILDMLNESVDITQEKFPKIIIMIGINGVGKTTSIGKMANYFKNNNKDVVIAAGDTFRAAAIDQLQVWADRVDVKMIRHNQGSDPSAVIFDAIKSFKSKNSDVLICDSAGRLHNKKNLMNELRKMNRIIENECNDVDREIYLVLDATTGQNALNQAIEFKEVANITGIILTKLDGTAKGGMIISIKNKLAIPVKYIGTGEGIDDIQPFNAEEFVDALI; encoded by the coding sequence ATGTTAAATAATTTTTTCTCAAAATTGAAAGATAGTTTAACGAAGACTAAGGAAAATTTTACAGATAAATTAAATTCTATATTGGGATTAGCTATAACTATAGATGATGATTTATATGAGGAAATTGAGGAAATGTTAATTTTAGGAGATATAGGTATAGATGTTTCATGTGATATTATAGAAAAACTAAAAACTATAGTACGTGAAAGAAAAATTAAGGATCCTAATATGATTAAGCCTGTTATAAAGGAAATTATATTGGATATGTTGAATGAATCAGTTGATATAACTCAAGAGAAATTTCCTAAGATAATAATAATGATAGGTATAAATGGAGTAGGTAAAACAACTAGCATAGGTAAGATGGCTAATTATTTTAAAAATAATAATAAAGATGTTGTTATTGCTGCAGGAGATACTTTTAGGGCAGCAGCAATTGATCAATTGCAAGTTTGGGCTGATCGAGTTGATGTTAAAATGATACGACATAATCAAGGTTCCGATCCTTCAGCGGTTATTTTTGATGCAATAAAATCATTTAAATCTAAAAATTCAGATGTTTTGATTTGTGATAGTGCTGGGAGGTTGCATAATAAGAAGAATTTAATGAATGAATTAAGGAAGATGAACAGAATAATAGAAAATGAATGTAATGATGTTGATAGAGAAATATATCTGGTTTTGGATGCAACGACTGGACAAAATGCTTTAAATCAAGCTATAGAGTTTAAAGAAGTTGCAAACATTACAGGGATTATTTTGACTAAACTTGATGGAACTGCAAAAGGGGGAATGATCATTTCAATTAAAAATAAACTAGCTATACCAGTTAAGTATATAGGTACTGGTGAAGGAATTGATGATATTCAACCGTTTAATGCAGAAGAGTTTGTTGATGCTTTAATATAA